The following nucleotide sequence is from Austwickia chelonae.
CCTGATCCGCAGATCACATGCGCCGTCACCGGCTGGCAGCCACCGGCCGAAGGCACTGCCCGCAGCGGTGTCGACAACAGCGTGCCCCGGGCATCCCGGTGGCATTCCTCGCTGTACAACAACTCCCGCAACCATCGCCCCACCGGGAGCTGAGCCTGCGCAGCCGGTAGCACCCCCGGACCGGACCATCGAGCAGTCCGAGGTCCAGGCGGGCGAGGACCGCCCGGATCGCGGGCGTCGAAAGCCCCGGCCAACAAGCCCGCGCTCGCATCTGCCGTGCTGGCGGGACGGACCGGGGGAAGGACGGACATGGCACGGACCTCACAGAACTCAAGAGGACGACGACGGAAGGCAGATCTCGGCCGGGCGACACCACCCCGGTCACATGTGCGGCGCCGGTATCCCCGTGACCTTCTCCGGCGACGACGTGTCCCCGTCACCCCACCCCCGAGCCTGCGCGGCCTCGGCGAACCGAGGACACCCCAGATAGGTGAACGCCGCCGGAGCATTGGGCACCAGCCCGGGAACCAGCGCCCGCACCACCCGCAGCGAGGTCTGAGCGATGTCGGAGGTCGTCAGATCGCAGGTGTGCACGCTCCGCCCGTCCGCCCGCAGCCGCTCGTACACCTGAGCCATCGTGACCGGCGCGAACTCCCCGACCGGCAACACCCCACGGGCCGGTTCGACGAACCTCCGGGCCAGATGATGGGTGCGCAGGTCCTGCCACACCTGCACATGAGCACCCAGATCGCGAACATGCTGCATCGTCGGCCCCGCCGCATCGAGATACAGGCCGTCCGCCCGATGCTCCAGATGCAGACCCTTCGCCATCAACCCCTGCTCGATCGCCCGGAAGACCCACCCGTCGGCCGTGGTCGTGCCCTGCGTGTAGATCCACGTGTGCACCGCCTCCAGAACGGCCTTACGCGCAGCCTCGGCCGGATCGAGCTTGCAGGAGAACCCCGCCGCATAGATCCCCGTCCGACGGTCGTGCACCAGCGCACCCATGCACGGCGCATACTCCGAGGGCATCTCCACGATCCAGTACGTCAACGGACACCCGGCCATCGCCTCCGCCAGACCCGGCACACTACCCGGATCGACCCCGACCGTCGGCCCGCCCAGATGCCACCACACCTCCAGGGCATCCCGCTCCAGAATCTCCAGCACCGCACGGTCCGTCGCATCCTGCACGCCCTGGCCGGTGGCGATCCCCGCATAGTTCAGATGCAACACCCGCGGCAGATGACGGAAACGCCGCTGCCGCCAGTTCAAATGCACCATCGCACTCGGCCACCAGCAGTACGTCCCGTCCTCCCGCCGACACCGTGCCCACAAGGTCGGGACATCCTCGGTCAACGGGGTGTACTCGAAGCCCGGCCGGGCGATCTGCCAGGACGCCCACGACGGCAGGTCGGACACCGCGATGACGTCCAAGCCGTCGGTGCACAACTCACGCCGGGTCCCGACCCGCAACAGATCCGGATCGAGCGACTCCGGAAGATAATTCCCGCAATACCGCTCGACGGCCTCCCCGATCGCGGCGATCCGAGCCCCGGCCGGATCACCGAAGGTCGTGCCCAAGGAGACCCGATCAGCCGGCCAATCACCCAGATGCCGGGCATCAGCCACCGACGCCGTCATCGAGGTGTACCCCGCCGGGGCATGCTCCGGGGTGAGGACGTCTTTCACCGAACGGATCACACCGGTCAACGGATCGACGAGGGTTTCGATCGGGAGAGCACTCATCACAGGGACCTTTCTTCCCGGGGCGGAACAACGGGCCGGACGGCGGCGTCCAGATAGTCGGACAGCGGTAGGACATGGGCGCGCCCGTCAGGGGCGACGACGGTGGCCCTGCCGTCCTCACCCCCGACGAACACGTGCTCGGGAGAGGACGACGGACAGGACAGCGGCGCCTGGCCGTCGTTGACGAGCCGACGATTCAACCAGGCCAACAAAGGCGCTCGCAGACCCCCTCGGGCGCGGATTGCCGCACCGACCGGGCCATCGGCCGGGAGATCAGCCAGGAGACGATGCCCCCACGGTCCGTCCAAGACGGTGACCGACCTCCCCGCAGCGGACAATTCACGTACGAGCCGATGGGCGTCGCTGCGCAGCGGACAGTGCGCACCGGTCACGACCAGGACGGGCGCGCTCCCCGGGCGTGCCCACCGCTTCAGGTCGGTGCGCGGCGCCGACCACAACCGCATCCAGGCGCGGTGCGCTCCCGGGCCGTAGTCCTCGTCGGCGAAGAGGGCATCCGGCCCTTCGGACTCGCCGACAGCGACCCTGCGGGTGAGCTCGTCCGCGCAGAGCGGACACCGAGGGGTCCGGGAGAAGCCGTGCTCGTGCCACCAGCCGATGCGCTCACGCCACCGAGGGGTGCCGTCGGCATGGTGGGCGGTCTCCCAGAGACCGAGTGCGGGCACCATGACCACGACGGCGATGATCCGGTCGGCGTGACCGGCGTCGAGGGCGGCGCGCTCGCCTTCCAATGCGGTGAAGCCTTCGTAGGAGGATCCGGCAAGGATGATGGGACGCCGATGGTCGATGGTGCGGAGGCTGTCGAGGGCGGCTAGCCCGTCTTGGTATTCATGGTCGCTGTAGGGAATCCATGCACCGGGGGAATCATGTCGTCCGCGGACGTCCTGGGCGATCAGGTCGAGACCGTGGCTCTTCCAGGAGAGGACGGCGGGGGAGCGCCGCCCGTAGGGGGTGCGCAGCAGGATGCTGCCAGGCGAGCCGGGGATCAGGTGATGGTCGGTGGCGAGCCTTGCCTCGGTGGAACTGTTGGTCGAGCAGGCTGGTGCTGTGGGCTGTCTGTTTCCGGTTCCGACGGCGGCCGGGGTCACGTGGCGGTGGCGCGTGGGGGCAGGGGCGCGGGTTCGGGGAAGCTCAGCACGGGGTGGGTGCTGGTGGTTCCGGTGATGCGGTCGTGGCGCCACAGGGTGCGGCGGTGGGTCGGCCGTGGGCTGGGGTCGGACCATTCGGCGTGGAGGATATCGACGATCCGGTGGACGATGCGCCAGGTGGTGGATTCGTCGAGGTGCTCGCGGTCGTCGCCGGCTTCGTGGTCCTGCCACCAGGTGAGTTGTTCGCGGGGGGCTTGGCTGGCGGCGAGGCGTCGTCGGATGACCTGGCTGGCGTTGGGGTCGTCCGGGGCGACCCGTAGGGGGTCGATGAACCAGAGGTCGCCTTCGCGGTAGATGTGGGTGCTGGCGTGTCCGGTGGGGAGGGGGCGTGCGGCGCGGCGGGTGTGGTCGTGGTCGAGGATGACGGTGGCGTCGGCGGGTTGTGGGGGGAGTTCGCCGAGGGTGACGGTGACCTGGTGCTGTTGTAGGGCGTCGGCGATCCGGTCGAGCAGGGGGTGGGTGTTGTTGTCGGGGGTGTGCAGGTGCAGGTGGCGGTTCCCGCAGGTGGCCCAGCTCGCTCGTTCGTCGTGGAGGTGGCGTATCTGGGTGGTGATCTGTTCGGGGGCGGGTTCGCCGTGGAGGCGGAACCAGCGGCCGTCGCCGGTGCGGACGACGGTGCCCTCGGGGGTGCGGACGAGGTCGGGTGCCGGGGTTGCCTGCATGCTCTGGCCTCTCGTGGGGTGGGCTGTGGGGTGGACCCCCGGGAGACACAGGACGTTTCCCGGGGGTCCGATCGGTTCCGGCTGGGGCCGGTTCATGACCCGATCAGTCGAAGGGGTTCTCCACGAGGGCGTTGGAGTGGCTGGCGGATTCGTGGGCCAGCTGCTCGGTTTCCTCGATCTCGGTCATGACCTGAATGACATCGTTCTGCATGACGTACTCCTTCTGGTTTCCTCGATTCCCGGTCGGCCTCAGGGTTGAGGGCCTGCGGTCCCGGGAGTCGAGGCCGCCACTCTAATGAGAATGAATCTCGTGTGCAATAAGGTGATTCCATGCCGAACGCCGACCAGTCCACCCCCCGACTCCTCGTCGCCGACCACTGCGCGGGCACCATTCACCTCATCGACCCAGCTCACCCCGTCGTCGATGAAAGTACACGCCTATTAGGGAAATTCGGACTCTCCGAACATGCCGGCGTCCTGCAACTCCCAGATGGCGCCGTCGCTTTCGTTGACGATCTCATCGGTCGGACAATCCTGGTCGACCCCCGACGGCCCGCAACCCACGCGATCACCGCCACCATCCCCGTTGCCACCCCAGCTGAACACCTCGCCGCCGACCCCACCGGCCGCCACCTCGTCGTCACCACCGGCCTCGGCGCCAACCCCGAACCCTGGAGCGACCTGCTCACCGCCATCGACCTGACCGACCCCGCGCAGCCGGACGCCCGCCGCATCCGCTGCCGCACCGGCGAACCCGGCGTCGTCATCCACGGAACCGGAACCGACGCCCGCCTTATCCTGCGCCACCGTGAACCCGGCAGCCTCGAAATCCTCCACCTCCAGGACGTCCTCGCCGCACCCAAAGGCAACCCCCGCCTGCGCGGCAGCGAACATCCCGGGTCCGACGACAGTGCCCACGGCGACCTTCTCCTGCCCGGCACCGACCACCTCCTCGTCGCCGAGACCACCGGCGTCCGACGCTGGACACTCGCCGACGACACCCCCCGCCACGACTGCACCCTGCCCTGGCAAGCACCCGGCCGCGGCTGGTTCCTCCGCTGGTCGCACACCCTCCACCGGGCCCTCAGCATCGTCCGCTCCGGGGGTGGTGACCCCCACACCTGGCAGAGCTGGGGTAATGCCCTGTGGGTCCACGATCCTCGCTACGACCGCACCCACGCCATCGATCTCGGCCCCGGACTGATCTTCCGCTGTGCACCCCTCGCTGGAGGCGTTGCCGTCGCCCGCGTTCACCCTGACGGCGACGAGATCGTCGTAGCCAGCATCCCCGAGGACAGCACCAGCGCATCCCAGGTCGCCCGTCGCATCCCCCTCCCACCGATGAGCTCC
It contains:
- a CDS encoding YcaO-like family protein, whose translation is MSALPIETLVDPLTGVIRSVKDVLTPEHAPAGYTSMTASVADARHLGDWPADRVSLGTTFGDPAGARIAAIGEAVERYCGNYLPESLDPDLLRVGTRRELCTDGLDVIAVSDLPSWASWQIARPGFEYTPLTEDVPTLWARCRREDGTYCWWPSAMVHLNWRQRRFRHLPRVLHLNYAGIATGQGVQDATDRAVLEILERDALEVWWHLGGPTVGVDPGSVPGLAEAMAGCPLTYWIVEMPSEYAPCMGALVHDRRTGIYAAGFSCKLDPAEAARKAVLEAVHTWIYTQGTTTADGWVFRAIEQGLMAKGLHLEHRADGLYLDAAGPTMQHVRDLGAHVQVWQDLRTHHLARRFVEPARGVLPVGEFAPVTMAQVYERLRADGRSVHTCDLTTSDIAQTSLRVVRALVPGLVPNAPAAFTYLGCPRFAEAAQARGWGDGDTSSPEKVTGIPAPHM
- a CDS encoding CocE/NonD family hydrolase, which translates into the protein MTPAAVGTGNRQPTAPACSTNSSTEARLATDHHLIPGSPGSILLRTPYGRRSPAVLSWKSHGLDLIAQDVRGRHDSPGAWIPYSDHEYQDGLAALDSLRTIDHRRPIILAGSSYEGFTALEGERAALDAGHADRIIAVVVMVPALGLWETAHHADGTPRWRERIGWWHEHGFSRTPRCPLCADELTRRVAVGESEGPDALFADEDYGPGAHRAWMRLWSAPRTDLKRWARPGSAPVLVVTGAHCPLRSDAHRLVRELSAAGRSVTVLDGPWGHRLLADLPADGPVGAAIRARGGLRAPLLAWLNRRLVNDGQAPLSCPSSSPEHVFVGGEDGRATVVAPDGRAHVLPLSDYLDAAVRPVVPPREERSL
- the amiA gene encoding streptamidine family RiPP, yielding MQNDVIQVMTEIEETEQLAHESASHSNALVENPFD